From the genome of Dehalococcoidales bacterium:
TGGTCGAAAGGGTTTTTCATCACCCTGCTAGAAATTGCCTGCCTTGCTCTATTCTCTGTAATTACTCATCATTCATAATCAGTCGCATGTCCCAATCATAAACGATCTGTCTGAATCTCTCAGGCTCATCTTGTATTGGAAGAAACTCCCTGTTGACAAACTACTGGAGCGTGGTTATACTGTGGTCAAAATGAAAGGAGGGAAACCTCTCGTACCTTTTTCGTAGTTAGTGGTACACCTTCGTGGTGAAAGGCGGGAGGGGGAGTCCTTCTTATATAAGTAACAGATAGCAGCCACGGTCATGGGTCCGCCGGCACGTGCGGAATGGCAGCAACCCTGAAGTGGTCTGGATATCAGAAGGGATTTAACAAGGGTAGAGGTTCGTGCCGGGGACGTCCTCAGGCCCACCCACCAGCTTATACGGTTTCTAATGCCTTATCGCATGCCCGGGTGGACTGAAAAGCATGAAGTCTTGCCACAAAGGGGATAGCAGGTTATCGTAGACTGCTAGTTCATGAAACTACAAAGGAAGTTGTATGCGTAATTACGTCATCAGAAGATTAGCCCTCATGGTACCCACACTCTTCGTAATAACAATAGTGGTATTTCTCAGCATCCGCCTTATCCCCGGCAGCGCGGTGGAGATGATGGCCATTGAGATGGGGTCGAGGGAATCGACCGGTGGGCAAATGGACGTCGCGGCAGTTGAGAAAATGCTCGGCATGGACGCTCCAATACACATCCAGTACCTGCGGTGGGTTGGGGGTCTTTTCCGTGGCGACTTCGGGACGTCCCTGTGGCTGAAACGCCCCGTGCTCCCCCAGATAGTTGCCCGTCTCCCGGTGACCTTTGAGCTCGGTCTCCTGGCATTCATCATATCTCAGTGTATAGCCCTGCCGATTGGCCTGTTCTCGGCGATACGGCAGGATTCCGTGGGGGACTTTTTCGGACGGAGCTTCGCCATAATTTCTCTCTCAATACCCGGCTTCTGGCTGGGTACTATGATAATGGTCTTCCCCGCCATCTGGTGGGGATGGGCACCACCATTAAACCTTGTCCGCTTCACCGAGGAGCCTCTTGCCAACCTCCGACAATTCATCATACCGGGAGCGTTGATGGGTATGGCAATGTCGGCAACGACGATGCGAATGCTGCGGACAACTATGCTGGAAGTCCTCCGGCAGGATTACATCAGAACGGCATGGGCGAAGGGAATGCGCGAACGTGTCATCGTCATCAGACATGCCATGAGGAACGCTATGATTCCCGTGATTACCATGATCGCCGGACAGATACCGATTATGATAGGCGGCTCCGTCATCATGGAGCAGATATTCGCACTACCCGGCATGGGCCGCCTCTTCCTCGACTCTATCAACCGCAGAGACTACCCCTTCGTCAGCGGGATAAACATTCTTCTCGCCAGCTTCGGACTGGTACTCATCCTGCTGGTCGACCTGAGTTACGCCTATCTGGACCCCCGGATTCGTTACAAGTAGAGGAGATAGTCAGGTAATGAGTGAAGCTCTTAACGGTATGGCGGAAGCCAAGGCGGCGAAGCGACGCTCGCCACTGGCTGATTTCTTCATCAGGCTGGTCAAGGAAAAACGACTGGGGACCCTGGGCGGGATTATTGTTCTGATAATGCTCTTGACCGGCATCTTTGCCGACCTGACTTGGCTGGGCATGCCGGACGTAGGCCTGGCGCCCTATGGGTACAATGAGCACAATCTGAAAGACCGTATGGATGCACCGTCTGCCAAGCATATTCTGGGTACTGACTCCCTGGGACGGGACCTGTTCAGTCGGGTTATCTACGGAGCCCGGATTTCCATGATAGTGGGTGTTTGTGCCAGTGCCATCAACGTCGTTTTCTCGTCAATCATTGGCGTCACTTCCGGGTATCTCGGTGGTAGGGTTGATATGGTCGTACAAAGATTTGTTGATGCCGCCCTGTCCTTTCCTATGCTCATTA
Proteins encoded in this window:
- a CDS encoding ABC transporter permease, which produces MRNYVIRRLALMVPTLFVITIVVFLSIRLIPGSAVEMMAIEMGSRESTGGQMDVAAVEKMLGMDAPIHIQYLRWVGGLFRGDFGTSLWLKRPVLPQIVARLPVTFELGLLAFIISQCIALPIGLFSAIRQDSVGDFFGRSFAIISLSIPGFWLGTMIMVFPAIWWGWAPPLNLVRFTEEPLANLRQFIIPGALMGMAMSATTMRMLRTTMLEVLRQDYIRTAWAKGMRERVIVIRHAMRNAMIPVITMIAGQIPIMIGGSVIMEQIFALPGMGRLFLDSINRRDYPFVSGINILLASFGLVLILLVDLSYAYLDPRIRYK